One segment of Streptomyces sp. NBC_00576 DNA contains the following:
- a CDS encoding TetR/AcrR family transcriptional regulator, translating into MGSNGRVRGSGDGRERILVAALEVFSARGFRAGSLNDIAEAAGLTRAGLLHYYPSKQAVLLALLEHRDAELQVAEPELGMTLLEVLENMDAFTAQAVGNRAMVQLAHILTAEASGEEHPAREWVARRYATLRGALADAVRRSVDAGELRADVDPEAFAALVLAVGEGAENQWLVSPDTVDPVTVIRQLRLLCEAARP; encoded by the coding sequence ATGGGCAGCAACGGCCGCGTCCGCGGCTCAGGCGACGGACGCGAGCGCATTCTCGTGGCGGCACTGGAGGTGTTCTCCGCACGCGGCTTCCGTGCGGGAAGCCTCAATGACATCGCGGAGGCGGCAGGGCTGACGCGGGCCGGGCTGCTCCACTACTACCCGAGCAAGCAGGCCGTACTGCTGGCGCTTCTGGAGCACCGGGACGCCGAGCTGCAGGTCGCCGAGCCCGAGCTGGGGATGACGCTGCTCGAGGTCCTGGAGAACATGGACGCCTTCACCGCTCAGGCCGTCGGAAACCGGGCAATGGTCCAGCTTGCGCACATCCTCACCGCGGAGGCCTCGGGTGAGGAGCACCCGGCCAGGGAGTGGGTCGCCCGGCGGTACGCGACGCTGCGTGGCGCGCTGGCGGATGCCGTACGGCGCTCGGTGGACGCCGGTGAACTGCGTGCGGACGTGGACCCGGAGGCGTTCGCGGCGCTCGTCCTGGCCGTGGGCGAGGGGGCGGAGAACCAGTGGCTGGTGAGCCCGGACACGGTGGATCCGGTCACGGTGATTCGGCAGTTGCGCCTGCTGTGTGAGGCGGCCAGGCCCTGA
- a CDS encoding helix-turn-helix transcriptional regulator, whose translation MDRSTEIREFLRTRRARVTPEQAGLAPHPGARRVPGLRREEVAQLAGVSVDYYVRLERGRSQGVSQTVLDAVARALQLDDTERAHLFDLARPTAARARSRRPPAPQRVRPAVYRALDALAVPAMVQGRRMDILAANRLGYALIADFQARPHRERNAARFVFLDEAASALYTDWERVAGDCVATLRLYAGRHPDDPQLTELIGELSLHSDTFRRLWADHDVLAHTTGSKRLHHPLVGDLTLEYVVLAVEGDADQNLIIYTPEPASPSAEAIGILASWTNTPTAAPLAPEQAHKPAD comes from the coding sequence ATGGACCGCAGCACCGAGATCCGTGAGTTCCTGCGCACCCGCCGGGCCCGGGTCACCCCCGAGCAGGCCGGCCTCGCCCCGCATCCGGGCGCCCGTCGGGTGCCGGGGCTGCGCCGCGAGGAGGTCGCCCAGCTCGCCGGGGTCAGCGTCGACTACTACGTCCGTCTGGAGCGGGGCCGCTCCCAGGGCGTCTCCCAAACCGTCCTGGATGCCGTTGCCCGCGCCCTGCAGCTGGACGACACCGAACGCGCCCACCTCTTCGATCTCGCCCGGCCCACCGCGGCCCGTGCACGGAGTCGGCGGCCACCGGCGCCGCAGCGCGTGCGCCCGGCCGTGTACCGGGCGCTGGACGCACTCGCAGTCCCCGCCATGGTGCAGGGGCGGCGCATGGACATCCTGGCGGCGAACCGACTCGGTTACGCCCTCATCGCGGACTTCCAGGCCCGGCCCCACCGCGAGCGCAACGCCGCACGCTTCGTCTTCCTCGACGAGGCCGCCTCCGCGTTGTACACCGACTGGGAACGCGTTGCCGGGGACTGTGTGGCCACGCTGCGCCTGTACGCCGGACGCCATCCCGACGACCCGCAGCTCACCGAGCTGATCGGCGAGCTGTCCCTGCACAGCGACACCTTCCGCCGTCTGTGGGCCGACCACGACGTCCTCGCCCACACCACCGGCAGCAAACGCCTCCACCACCCCCTCGTCGGCGACCTCACCCTTGAGTACGTCGTCCTCGCCGTCGAAGGCGACGCAGACCAGAACCTCATCATCTACACCCCCGAACCTGCGTCCCCCTCCGCCGAGGCCATCGGCATCCTCGCCAGCTGGACCAACACCCCTACCGCCGCACCACTCGCCCCCGAACAGGCACACAAACCAGCCGACTGA
- a CDS encoding PaaI family thioesterase: protein MMREHPAQEQQEASPQTQARVRDSFARQGLMRHLGAEITEIAPGRVRIVLPSRPEVTQQHGYIHAGATSAIADSAGGYAALTLFPENSEGLTVEYKLNLLSPALGDQIEAVGTVLKSGRTLTVCRLEVFGIRDGQAKLVATGQQTMIRVDTLAP from the coding sequence ATGATGCGAGAGCACCCCGCGCAGGAACAGCAAGAAGCGAGCCCTCAGACTCAGGCGCGCGTCCGGGACAGCTTCGCCCGCCAGGGCCTAATGCGCCACCTCGGCGCTGAGATCACCGAAATTGCCCCGGGCCGTGTTCGTATCGTCCTGCCAAGCCGACCCGAAGTGACCCAGCAGCACGGCTATATCCACGCCGGCGCCACCAGCGCCATCGCGGACAGTGCCGGCGGCTATGCCGCACTCACCCTGTTCCCCGAGAACAGCGAAGGCCTCACCGTCGAGTACAAGCTCAACCTCCTCTCGCCCGCCCTTGGCGATCAGATCGAAGCGGTGGGCACGGTCTTGAAGTCAGGACGTACGCTCACCGTGTGCCGACTGGAAGTGTTCGGAATACGCGACGGGCAGGCCAAACTCGTCGCGACCGGTCAGCAGACCATGATCCGCGTGGACACCCTCGCACCGTAG
- a CDS encoding aldo/keto reductase produces the protein MKHVSLGGLDVSRIGLGAMTMAGTYTTGGGLDDSESIRTIHRALDLGVTHIDTAEIYGPFHSEELVGKAIKGRRDDVVVATKFGLVSHSGGGPGVTDSSAANVRTAVEGSLKRLGTDHIDLYYQHRVDRSTPIEETVGALAELVAEGKVRHIGLSEAGPETIRRAHAVHPVAALQTEYSLWTRDVEAEILPLLRELGIGFVPYSPLGHGLLTGQIRTVDDFADDDWRKSNPRFIGENFQRNLRIVDEVQAIGAEIGATPAQTALAWLLTRGDDIAPIPGTRRVARVEENTAADGIELSAAQLDRLNNLTPASGERHNEASMAGIEG, from the coding sequence ATGAAGCACGTATCGCTGGGCGGACTGGATGTTTCGCGCATCGGTCTGGGCGCCATGACGATGGCCGGCACCTACACCACCGGCGGAGGGCTCGACGACTCCGAGTCGATCCGGACCATCCACCGGGCGCTGGACCTCGGGGTCACCCACATCGACACCGCCGAGATCTACGGCCCCTTCCACAGCGAGGAGCTCGTCGGCAAGGCCATCAAGGGCCGGCGCGACGACGTCGTCGTGGCGACGAAGTTCGGGCTCGTCTCCCACTCCGGTGGCGGCCCCGGCGTCACCGACAGCAGCGCCGCCAACGTGAGGACCGCCGTCGAGGGCTCCCTCAAGCGGCTGGGCACCGACCACATCGACCTGTACTACCAGCACCGCGTCGACCGGAGCACGCCCATCGAGGAGACCGTCGGCGCGCTGGCCGAGCTGGTCGCCGAGGGCAAGGTGCGCCACATCGGGCTCTCCGAGGCCGGCCCCGAGACGATCCGCCGCGCGCACGCCGTGCACCCGGTGGCTGCACTGCAGACCGAGTACTCGCTGTGGACCCGCGACGTCGAGGCCGAGATCCTCCCACTGCTGCGCGAGCTCGGCATCGGCTTCGTTCCGTACTCGCCGCTCGGGCACGGCCTGCTGACCGGGCAGATCCGCACGGTCGACGACTTCGCTGACGACGACTGGCGCAAGTCCAACCCACGCTTCATCGGCGAGAACTTCCAGCGCAACCTGCGCATCGTCGACGAAGTGCAGGCCATCGGCGCCGAGATCGGAGCCACCCCCGCGCAGACCGCGCTGGCATGGCTGCTGACCCGCGGCGACGACATCGCCCCCATCCCCGGCACCCGGCGGGTCGCGCGCGTCGAGGAGAACACGGCCGCCGACGGCATCGAGCTCAGCGCCGCTCAGCTCGACCGCCTGAACAACCTCACCCCCGCCTCGGGTGAGCGTCACAACGAGGCGAGCATGGCCGGCATCGAGGGCTGA
- a CDS encoding family 78 glycoside hydrolase catalytic domain, with product MIDNLAAQPPGTDHRSPAHIPGVPRNTAWRAHWIGPHTPDHGPGPAGFGPPDTRGPFGRYLFRTTFTLDAVPEVIPARITADSRYVVHLNGREAGRGPVRSQPRRLAYDTLDLAPLARAGENTLVVLVTYYGKANSFWQPAAANGALGRDAVLVLEADLGDRLLVTDDTWRVLAPGAWHSAEAEGMDGIPVECLDARLLPSDWKSGAPGADWQKARIVPALHLGSLARSTPPADPYGPLRPRPIGPLGGDTVTPVRIAVSPPAAVPDDPHPVGHVRTYLSTPDLPDPVATSLPLTLTPGTGRAHHVVVDMGRIVCGFVRLDLTAPSGTQVDLMYRETPPAPGANDPFSAPNTGARYIARGHDDSFEACEVNGFRYLHALVTSDGPVHIDAIAVREHLYPRAGAAYFRSSDPELDALYTAGVRTVALTSHDAFVDCPTREQRAWVGDAVVHQMVQLATSTDWRPAWHYLDLANSPRPDGILPMSVVGEIEQGGGTTIPDWSLHWLHGVHNLYRHGGEHERDRLAELAPTARRILAWYLPFRTNDGVLSDLPEWNLVDWSSVFTTGTSSIVTALWARGLREYAEISTLLRNDGEASWARRHWERARKGYEMFWDERRGTYVDHLLSGVQQPPASQIAGAAAIASGLAPAARHHRIIDRIMDPGRLVTRSWIGGEGGYDAEKIHDEMRGVRRIDWDSEEQVVRAQPFLSYLVHDAAALTGRVPELVGALRRWSRFLHDGYDTFGECWGWGTPAHGWSSTPARDLMTYVLGVTPAEPGFGRARVAPAYGVVERAEGAVPTRDGLLHMAFDSSGVEVDSPVPLTLLLPGGQERSYGTGHTRVPFI from the coding sequence GTGATCGACAACCTGGCGGCCCAGCCCCCCGGAACCGACCATCGATCGCCGGCCCACATCCCCGGAGTCCCGCGGAACACGGCCTGGCGCGCACACTGGATCGGCCCCCACACCCCGGACCACGGGCCGGGACCCGCGGGGTTCGGGCCGCCAGACACCCGTGGCCCCTTCGGTCGCTACCTGTTCCGTACGACGTTCACCCTCGACGCCGTGCCGGAGGTCATCCCGGCCAGAATCACCGCCGACTCCCGTTATGTCGTCCACCTCAACGGCCGGGAAGCGGGCCGAGGTCCGGTGCGATCGCAGCCCCGGCGCCTGGCATACGACACCCTCGACCTCGCACCGCTCGCCCGCGCCGGCGAGAACACCCTGGTCGTCCTGGTCACCTACTACGGCAAGGCCAACTCCTTCTGGCAACCCGCCGCCGCCAACGGCGCACTCGGCAGGGACGCCGTCCTGGTCCTCGAGGCCGACCTCGGCGACCGGCTGCTGGTGACGGACGACACCTGGCGGGTACTGGCCCCCGGTGCCTGGCACAGCGCGGAGGCAGAGGGGATGGACGGCATCCCCGTCGAGTGCCTCGACGCCCGCCTGCTGCCCTCGGACTGGAAGTCGGGGGCGCCCGGCGCCGACTGGCAGAAGGCACGCATCGTGCCCGCACTCCATCTCGGCTCACTCGCCCGCTCGACACCGCCCGCCGATCCCTACGGGCCGCTGCGGCCCCGCCCGATCGGCCCGCTGGGCGGCGACACCGTCACCCCGGTACGCATCGCCGTGTCACCGCCCGCCGCCGTACCCGACGACCCTCATCCGGTCGGACATGTACGGACGTATCTGTCCACGCCGGACCTGCCGGACCCCGTGGCCACCTCCCTTCCCCTCACACTCACTCCCGGCACCGGCCGTGCCCACCACGTGGTCGTCGACATGGGCCGGATCGTCTGCGGCTTCGTGCGCCTCGACCTGACCGCTCCCTCCGGGACGCAGGTCGACCTCATGTACCGCGAGACGCCCCCCGCGCCCGGCGCGAACGACCCCTTCTCGGCCCCCAACACCGGTGCCCGGTACATCGCCCGCGGCCACGACGACAGCTTCGAGGCGTGCGAGGTGAACGGCTTCCGTTATCTGCACGCCCTCGTCACCTCCGACGGACCGGTCCACATCGACGCGATCGCCGTCCGCGAACACCTCTACCCGCGCGCCGGAGCGGCGTACTTCCGCAGCAGCGACCCCGAACTCGACGCCCTGTACACCGCCGGGGTGCGCACCGTCGCCCTCACCTCGCACGACGCCTTCGTCGACTGCCCCACTCGGGAGCAGCGCGCCTGGGTGGGCGACGCCGTGGTCCACCAGATGGTGCAGCTCGCCACGTCCACCGACTGGCGCCCGGCCTGGCACTACCTCGACCTGGCCAACTCGCCCCGCCCGGACGGCATCTTGCCGATGAGCGTCGTCGGGGAGATCGAACAGGGCGGCGGCACCACCATCCCCGACTGGTCCCTGCACTGGCTGCACGGCGTACACAACCTCTACCGCCACGGCGGTGAGCACGAACGCGACCGCCTCGCCGAACTCGCCCCCACCGCCCGGCGGATCCTCGCCTGGTACCTGCCGTTCCGGACCAACGACGGGGTGCTGAGCGATCTGCCGGAATGGAACCTCGTGGACTGGTCCAGCGTGTTCACCACGGGAACGAGCTCCATCGTCACCGCGCTGTGGGCGCGCGGCCTGCGCGAGTACGCCGAGATCAGCACCCTGCTGCGCAACGACGGCGAGGCCTCCTGGGCCCGACGGCACTGGGAAAGGGCGCGCAAGGGGTACGAAATGTTCTGGGACGAGCGTCGCGGCACCTACGTCGATCACCTGCTGAGCGGTGTCCAACAGCCCCCGGCCTCCCAGATCGCCGGCGCCGCCGCCATCGCGTCCGGGCTGGCCCCCGCAGCACGTCACCACCGGATCATCGACCGGATCATGGACCCCGGCCGGCTGGTCACCCGTTCCTGGATCGGTGGGGAGGGCGGCTACGACGCGGAGAAGATCCACGACGAGATGCGCGGCGTGCGGCGCATCGACTGGGACTCCGAGGAACAGGTCGTCCGGGCCCAGCCCTTTCTCAGTTACCTGGTCCACGACGCCGCGGCCCTCACCGGGCGGGTCCCCGAACTGGTCGGCGCCCTGCGGCGCTGGAGCCGCTTTCTGCACGACGGTTACGACACGTTCGGCGAGTGCTGGGGGTGGGGCACCCCGGCCCACGGCTGGAGTTCCACTCCGGCACGCGACCTCATGACGTACGTCCTGGGCGTCACGCCGGCCGAACCCGGTTTCGGACGAGCCCGTGTCGCCCCCGCCTACGGTGTCGTGGAACGCGCCGAGGGCGCGGTGCCGACACGCGACGGACTGCTGCACATGGCCTTCGACTCGTCGGGCGTCGAGGTCGACAGCCCCGTGCCGCTCACCCTCCTGCTCCCCGGTGGGCAGGAACGCTCATACGGAACCGGGCACACGCGCGTGCCCTTCATCTGA
- a CDS encoding metallophosphoesterase, whose translation MVIVVPLVWIALLTAFGALHLYAWRRLVRDTTPLGSLLRRAGSSVFVAGPLLTVGALAAETRAPFLLEQSLAWPGYLWMALFLYLVLALLAGEAVRPVLRRLLVRRDTGTHEDTPVAVGTVATPPGGSRADRNPELVAPVEPRLVTDAHGGSGTVTPDIAAPETVAEHPRTPEVGSPPRPGTASTSRRLFVSRVVGGTAAAVAVGTVGHGTYSVLRGPKVKRLTVPLAKLPRSAHGFRIAVVSDIHLGPVLGRGFAQKVVDTINATQPDLIAVVGDLVDGSVEDLGRAAEPLTQLRARHGAFFVTGNHEYFSGAEQWVEKVRDLGLRPLENARTEMPGFDLAGVNDLAGTDEGQGPDFTRALGDRDRSRAAVLLAHQPVVIHDAVRHGVDLQLSGHTHGGQLWPGNLIAELANPTVAGLERYGDTQLYVSRGAGAWGPPVRVGAPSDITVVELASSQA comes from the coding sequence GTGGTCATCGTCGTCCCCCTCGTCTGGATCGCGCTGCTGACGGCGTTCGGCGCGCTTCACCTGTACGCCTGGCGCCGTCTCGTACGCGACACGACACCCCTGGGCTCGCTCCTGCGGCGAGCCGGAAGCTCTGTCTTCGTGGCCGGGCCGCTGCTGACCGTTGGCGCCCTGGCAGCCGAGACGAGAGCCCCGTTCCTACTCGAACAGAGCCTTGCCTGGCCTGGGTACCTGTGGATGGCGCTGTTCCTGTACCTCGTGCTCGCGCTGCTCGCGGGTGAGGCCGTCCGGCCTGTGCTGCGGCGCCTCCTCGTACGGCGGGACACCGGCACGCACGAGGACACCCCCGTGGCGGTGGGGACTGTCGCCACCCCGCCCGGCGGGTCCAGGGCGGATCGGAACCCGGAACTCGTCGCCCCCGTGGAGCCCAGGCTGGTGACGGACGCGCACGGCGGGTCCGGAACCGTCACTCCGGACATCGCGGCACCCGAAACCGTGGCGGAGCACCCGCGCACACCTGAGGTCGGTTCCCCGCCGCGCCCCGGAACGGCGAGTACCTCGCGTCGCCTGTTCGTCTCCCGTGTCGTGGGCGGTACCGCCGCGGCCGTCGCCGTCGGCACGGTCGGCCACGGTACGTACAGCGTGCTCCGCGGCCCCAAGGTGAAGCGCCTCACGGTTCCGCTGGCCAAACTCCCGCGCAGCGCGCACGGGTTCAGGATCGCCGTGGTCAGCGACATCCACCTCGGCCCGGTTCTGGGCCGCGGCTTCGCCCAGAAGGTCGTCGACACGATCAACGCCACCCAGCCCGACCTCATCGCCGTCGTCGGCGACCTGGTCGACGGCAGCGTCGAGGACCTCGGCCGGGCCGCCGAACCCCTAACACAGCTGCGAGCGCGCCACGGAGCGTTCTTCGTCACCGGCAACCACGAGTACTTCTCCGGCGCCGAGCAATGGGTCGAGAAAGTGCGGGATCTGGGATTGCGGCCGCTGGAGAACGCCCGCACGGAAATGCCCGGCTTCGACCTGGCGGGTGTCAACGACCTGGCCGGCACGGATGAGGGCCAGGGCCCCGATTTCACCCGGGCCCTCGGCGACCGCGACCGCTCCCGCGCCGCCGTCCTCCTCGCCCACCAGCCCGTCGTCATCCATGACGCCGTCCGTCACGGCGTCGATCTCCAGCTGTCCGGCCATACCCACGGCGGCCAGCTGTGGCCCGGCAACCTCATCGCCGAACTGGCGAACCCGACGGTCGCGGGCCTGGAACGCTACGGCGACACCCAGCTCTACGTCAGCCGCGGCGCCGGAGCCTGGGGCCCGCCGGTCCGCGTAGGCGCGCCCTCGGACATCACCGTTGTTGAACTCGCCTCGAGTCAGGCCTGA
- a CDS encoding cellulosome protein produces MAAVLATMLAIPSAGTAQAADPEQLVIDLATDTGAFHGGASGSLYGIYGDGAPSRNLIEGMHLRTVSTKAQDGPQHPGADALEILPPFVDSGGKDVYIYMTDIYRGFPYQWPGANGPERLADFKEKIKKQVAQVKTTGDYKDHVVYVPFNEPEGNMFGSGAWSYNNVSWLNNPQYFFAAWKETYHLIKSLDPDARIAGPNTSLLFDQVKGFLQYAKANDVVPDVMTWHELSSPAAVRTSVAKYRQWEKEVGIDPLPINVNEYGHNYHLSVPGQVIQWVSAIEESKIDADLAYWNIDGNLNDSAVDANKGNGQWWLFNAYGQMSGHTVQVTAPHPNQQYTLQGVATLDADKKQSRALFGGKSGDANVVFDNVDPKLFGKTVHATVQEIPWTGQVGDSAEPLRLADQEVTVGTDGTVTLPMTGMNEMSAYQVILSPGGNGGEPAEPSVSWRKSYEAENATYTGSGYSKNGPEGTPSNVGKFATSGNYNVGGLRTDSDGVLSFDVDVPQTGTYDLSVFANSYNLDGRVREQGPTNVFLRVDGKDPQELRLTLGYKWVVWGHTDTTVKLTAGKHKITLAAKDADLGVTKGDAIIDKIDLALRDDNVTRPAIYEAEYATLTGTRPGYTHPEASGPGAVPLPKGASATFWVHSSTDGEATVSLDHLGGGKAKVSLNGDTLDIPKVGAGKKGTDVVRVFLSAGINKITVTGTKKNLVLDRLRVAASSGNLATKVYQAEGGTLSGAAKATEAYTFATGGKAVTDIGDGKANALTLDIVAKRAGQHAVTIRYSNAEQAPATHYNPDPIARHADLSVNGGPARQILFPTTFHFNSFRDLTVPVTLKKGTNRLTFTAEELPDFNGDTYNQYDQRSPYAPVIDQVAVTPLTEK; encoded by the coding sequence ATGGCCGCAGTCCTCGCCACCATGCTCGCCATCCCCTCCGCGGGCACGGCCCAGGCGGCCGATCCGGAACAGCTCGTCATCGATCTCGCCACCGACACGGGCGCTTTCCACGGCGGTGCCTCCGGCTCGCTGTACGGGATCTACGGCGACGGCGCGCCGAGCCGCAACCTCATCGAGGGCATGCACCTGCGCACGGTGTCCACCAAGGCGCAGGACGGGCCGCAGCACCCGGGTGCGGACGCGCTGGAGATCCTGCCGCCGTTCGTGGACTCGGGCGGCAAGGACGTCTACATCTACATGACCGACATCTACCGAGGGTTCCCGTACCAGTGGCCGGGCGCCAACGGCCCCGAGCGGCTCGCGGACTTCAAGGAGAAGATCAAGAAGCAGGTCGCTCAGGTCAAGACAACGGGCGACTACAAGGACCACGTCGTCTACGTCCCCTTCAACGAACCCGAGGGGAACATGTTCGGCTCGGGCGCGTGGAGCTACAACAACGTCTCTTGGCTGAACAATCCGCAGTACTTCTTCGCGGCGTGGAAGGAGACCTACCACCTCATCAAGAGCCTGGACCCGGACGCGCGGATCGCCGGCCCGAACACCTCCCTCCTCTTCGACCAGGTCAAGGGCTTCCTGCAGTACGCCAAGGCCAATGACGTCGTCCCGGACGTGATGACCTGGCACGAGCTGTCCAGCCCCGCCGCGGTCCGCACCAGCGTGGCCAAGTACCGGCAGTGGGAGAAAGAGGTCGGCATCGACCCGCTGCCGATCAACGTCAACGAGTACGGCCACAACTACCACCTCTCCGTGCCCGGCCAGGTCATTCAGTGGGTCTCCGCCATCGAGGAGTCGAAGATCGACGCCGACCTGGCGTACTGGAACATCGACGGCAACCTCAACGACTCGGCCGTCGACGCCAACAAGGGCAACGGCCAGTGGTGGCTGTTCAACGCCTACGGGCAGATGTCCGGGCACACGGTGCAGGTGACCGCTCCCCATCCGAACCAGCAGTACACGCTCCAGGGCGTGGCCACGCTCGACGCGGACAAGAAGCAGTCCCGGGCGCTCTTCGGCGGCAAAAGCGGTGACGCGAACGTCGTCTTCGACAACGTCGACCCGAAGCTGTTCGGGAAGACGGTGCACGCCACCGTGCAGGAGATCCCCTGGACCGGGCAGGTCGGCGACTCGGCCGAACCGCTGCGGCTCGCGGACCAGGAGGTCACCGTCGGCACGGACGGCACGGTGACCCTGCCGATGACCGGCATGAACGAGATGTCCGCCTACCAGGTCATCCTCTCCCCCGGCGGCAACGGCGGAGAGCCGGCCGAGCCCTCCGTCAGCTGGCGGAAGTCCTACGAGGCGGAGAACGCCACCTACACCGGCAGCGGCTACTCCAAGAACGGACCCGAGGGCACACCCTCCAACGTCGGCAAGTTCGCGACCAGCGGCAACTACAACGTCGGCGGCCTGCGCACCGACTCCGACGGCGTGCTCTCCTTCGACGTTGACGTCCCGCAAACCGGCACCTACGACCTCAGCGTCTTCGCCAACTCCTACAACCTGGACGGCCGGGTGAGGGAACAGGGCCCCACCAACGTCTTCCTGCGCGTGGACGGCAAGGACCCGCAGGAGCTGCGCCTGACGCTCGGCTACAAGTGGGTGGTCTGGGGCCACACCGACACCACCGTGAAGCTGACTGCCGGCAAGCACAAGATCACGCTCGCCGCGAAGGACGCCGACCTGGGCGTCACCAAGGGCGACGCGATCATCGACAAGATCGACCTGGCCCTGCGCGACGACAACGTGACCCGGCCGGCGATCTACGAGGCCGAGTACGCCACCCTCACCGGAACCCGGCCCGGCTACACCCACCCCGAAGCCTCGGGACCGGGCGCGGTGCCGCTGCCCAAGGGCGCCTCCGCGACCTTCTGGGTCCACTCCTCCACCGACGGTGAGGCGACGGTCTCCCTCGACCACCTCGGCGGCGGCAAGGCGAAGGTGTCCCTCAACGGCGACACGCTCGATATCCCCAAGGTGGGCGCCGGCAAGAAGGGCACGGACGTCGTACGGGTTTTCCTGTCCGCGGGCATCAACAAGATCACCGTCACCGGCACCAAGAAGAACCTGGTCCTCGACCGGCTGCGGGTCGCGGCGTCGAGCGGCAACCTGGCGACCAAGGTGTACCAGGCGGAGGGCGGCACCCTGAGCGGCGCCGCCAAGGCCACCGAGGCGTACACCTTCGCCACCGGCGGCAAGGCGGTCACCGACATCGGAGACGGAAAGGCCAACGCCCTCACCCTCGACATCGTCGCCAAGCGGGCCGGACAGCACGCGGTGACCATCCGCTACTCCAACGCCGAACAGGCACCCGCCACCCACTACAACCCCGACCCGATCGCCCGCCACGCCGACCTCTCGGTCAACGGTGGACCGGCACGCCAGATCCTGTTCCCGACCACCTTCCACTTCAACAGCTTCCGTGACCTGACCGTCCCGGTCACCCTCAAGAAGGGCACGAACCGACTCACCTTCACAGCCGAGGAGCTGCCCGACTTCAACGGCGACACCTACAACCAGTACGACCAGCGATCCCCCTACGCGCCGGTGATCGACCAGGTCGCCGTCACACCGCTGACGGAGAAGTAG
- a CDS encoding HAD-IA family hydrolase yields MGDVSHGKPAPDGYRSAAEKLGFAAARTVVFEDSTAGGAKAGAAAGATVIGVGQRGLATDATIVVRDLRGLTWRDGVLSLAAADLLRF; encoded by the coding sequence GTGGGCGACGTGAGTCACGGTAAACCGGCGCCCGACGGCTACCGCTCGGCGGCGGAGAAGCTGGGCTTCGCCGCAGCGCGGACTGTCGTCTTCGAGGACAGCACCGCGGGGGGGGCGAAAGCCGGAGCCGCGGCGGGCGCGACCGTCATCGGAGTCGGGCAGCGCGGCCTGGCCACCGACGCCACCATCGTCGTCCGCGACCTGCGCGGCCTGACATGGCGCGACGGCGTCCTCAGCCTCGCCGCCGCGGACCTGCTGCGGTTCTGA